A stretch of the Harpia harpyja isolate bHarHar1 chromosome 5, bHarHar1 primary haplotype, whole genome shotgun sequence genome encodes the following:
- the NBN gene encoding nibrin isoform X1: MWKLVPAAGKEEPYRLLSGTEYVVGRKNCAILIQDDQSISRSHAVLTVNRPETTPSQSLSVPTLTVTDTSKYGTFVNGSKLNGTSVSLQSGDRINFGVFESKFRVEYEPLVVCSSCLDVAQKTALNQAIQQLGGLVVNEWTKECTHLVMVSVKVTVKTICALICGRPIIKPEFFVELIKAIQSRQELPNHESFYPPVDEPSIGTEKLDLSGHHERKKIFSGKTFVFLTAKQHKKLGPAVTLGGGEAKLMTEGRKETSLLVSPEVCVVDVGLTNSQITGSDSMRNWTDSILTVLQSKDLRAIPEAEIGLAVIFMSTEKYCNPQKQPSNKALTKSTPASAAAGRAISQSLAVDETIMLTAADHSTVHVADTEIEEQTCMEIEDTPQMDGRGKIAFQDITAVKKNLSTSGTINAGTSISRVNRTSGFSQKSHPVSPSEISEAGKPSECASRHQSNSITNYFQVARKRERAEEGEETSVPKLAKLEERSLPVSKPIESTASSVWKSEAQQHQKENNILDPNPNFALADTGIKLMRESSKLASDKTDTKATSSEKHVPKKRKELNDLPEDTATLEIVFGSRDLDWEEQVADHDQEAQGNTQKKRCLEAKESRIQEANVKQREENKILNHNELQDDSSNLPSRLLLTEFRSLVVSHPRQNSQLTGNTSYGGKKNFKMFKKVAYPGAGQLPYIIGGSDLIAHHAKKNSELEDWLRQEMEEQNRHAREESLADDLFRYDPNVKRRR, encoded by the exons agccAATCTCTCTCAGTCCCTACATTAACAGTAACAGATACATCTAAGTATGGTACCTTTGTCAATGGGTCGAAACTCAATGGCACTTCAGTGTCTTTGCAGTCTGGTGACAGAATCAACTTTGGAGTCTTTGAGAGCAAGTTTAG AGTAGAGTATGAACCTTTGGTTGTCTGTTCCTCATGTTTAGATGTTGCtcagaaaactgctttaaatcaAGCCATCCAGCAGCTTGGAGGTCTTGTAGTGAATGAATGGACAAAAGAGTGTACTCATCTTGTAATGGTATCGGTAAAAGTTACTGTTAAG ACTATATGTGCTTTGATTTGTGGTCGACCAATTATAAAACCAGAGTTTTTTGTTGAATTAATCAAAGCTATTCAGTCCAGGCAAGAGTTGCCAAATCATGAAAG cttttaTCCTCCAGTTGATGAGCCTTCCATTGGCACTGAAAAACTGGATTTATCTGGGcatcatgaaaggaaaaaaatattcagtggaaAGACTTTTGTATTTCTAACTGCCAAGCAG CACAAGAAACTGGGTCCAGCAGTTACTCTTGGAGGAGGGGAAGCAAAGTTGatgacagaaggaagaaaggaaacatcTTTACTAGTTTCTCCCGAAGTTTGTGTTGTTGATGTGGGGTTGACGAACTCTCAGATCACAGGATCTGACTCCATGAGAAACTGGACTGATTCCATTCTGACTGTCTTGCAAAG CAAGGATCTCAGGGCTATTCCCGAGGCAGAAATTGGATTGGCAGTTATCTTCATGTCTACAGAAAAATACTGCAACCCTCAAAAGCAGCCAAGTAATAAAG CTCTAACTAAAAGTACTCCTGCATCAGCTGCTGCAGGGCGAGCTATTTCTCAGAGTCTGGCTGTGGATGAAACCATAATGCTAACTGCTGCAGATCACAGCACAGTACATGTAGCTGATACAGAAATAGAAGAGCAGACATG TATGGAGATAGAGGATACTCCCCAGATGGATGGACGAGGCAAAATAGCTTTCCAAGATATAACCGCTGTGAAGAAAAACCTTAGCACAAGTGGCACCATAAATGCAGGAACATCGATATCTAGAGTGAACAGAACATCTGGGTTTAGTCAAAAAAGTCATCCTGTCTCGCCATCTGAAATTTCAGAAGCTGGTAAACCTAGTGAGTGCGCTTCACGTCACCAGTCTAACTCAATTACAAATTACTTCCAGGTAGCTAGAAAAAG GGAAAGAgctgaagaaggagaagaaacatcTGTACCCAAGCTAGCAAAACTGGAGGAGAGGTCATTGCCTGTTTCCAAGCCCATTGAATCCACAGCTTCATCAGTGTGGAAGAGTGAAGCACAACAGcatcaaaaggaaaataacatcctgGACCCAAACCCAAATTTTGCATTAGCAGACACAGGTATAAAGCTTATGAGGGAAAGTAGCAAACTAGCAAGTGATAAAACAGACACTAAAGCTACTTCTAGTGAAAAGCATGTaccaaagaagagaaaggagtTGAATGATTTACCTGAAGATACAGCGACACTAGAAATTGTGTTTGGAAGCAGAGACCTAGACTGGGAAGAACAAGTGGCAGATCATGACCAGGAAGCTCaaggaaatacacaaaaaaaaagatgtttggaaGCCAAAGAAAGCAGGATTCAAGAAGCAAATGtaaagcagagagaggagaataaAATATTG AACCACAATGAACTGCAAGATGACTCCAGCAATCTTCCTAGCAGACTTCTGTTGACTGAGTTTAGATCGTTGGTTGTCAGCCATCCGAGACAGAACAGTCAGCTTACTGGAAATACCAGCtatgggggaaagaaaaatttcaaaatgttcaaAAAG GTAGCTTATCCAGGGGCGGGACAACTTCCATACATTATTGGAGGATCAGATTTGATTGCTCACCATGCTAAAAAGAATTCAGAGCTAGAAGACTGGTTAAGGCAAGAAATGGAG GAACAGAACCGACATGCAAGAGAAGAATCGCTTGCTGATGATCTCTTTAG GTATGATCCTAATGTGAAAAGGAGAAGATAA
- the NBN gene encoding nibrin isoform X2 yields the protein MVPLSMGRNSMALQCLCSLVTESTLESLRASLDVAQKTALNQAIQQLGGLVVNEWTKECTHLVMVSVKVTVKTICALICGRPIIKPEFFVELIKAIQSRQELPNHESFYPPVDEPSIGTEKLDLSGHHERKKIFSGKTFVFLTAKQHKKLGPAVTLGGGEAKLMTEGRKETSLLVSPEVCVVDVGLTNSQITGSDSMRNWTDSILTVLQSKDLRAIPEAEIGLAVIFMSTEKYCNPQKQPSNKALTKSTPASAAAGRAISQSLAVDETIMLTAADHSTVHVADTEIEEQTCMEIEDTPQMDGRGKIAFQDITAVKKNLSTSGTINAGTSISRVNRTSGFSQKSHPVSPSEISEAGKPSECASRHQSNSITNYFQVARKRERAEEGEETSVPKLAKLEERSLPVSKPIESTASSVWKSEAQQHQKENNILDPNPNFALADTGIKLMRESSKLASDKTDTKATSSEKHVPKKRKELNDLPEDTATLEIVFGSRDLDWEEQVADHDQEAQGNTQKKRCLEAKESRIQEANVKQREENKILNHNELQDDSSNLPSRLLLTEFRSLVVSHPRQNSQLTGNTSYGGKKNFKMFKKVAYPGAGQLPYIIGGSDLIAHHAKKNSELEDWLRQEMEEQNRHAREESLADDLFRYDPNVKRRR from the exons ATGGTACCTTTGTCAATGGGTCGAAACTCAATGGCACTTCAGTGTCTTTGCAGTCTGGTGACAGAATCAACTTTGGAGTCTTTGAGAGCAAGTTTAG ATGTTGCtcagaaaactgctttaaatcaAGCCATCCAGCAGCTTGGAGGTCTTGTAGTGAATGAATGGACAAAAGAGTGTACTCATCTTGTAATGGTATCGGTAAAAGTTACTGTTAAG ACTATATGTGCTTTGATTTGTGGTCGACCAATTATAAAACCAGAGTTTTTTGTTGAATTAATCAAAGCTATTCAGTCCAGGCAAGAGTTGCCAAATCATGAAAG cttttaTCCTCCAGTTGATGAGCCTTCCATTGGCACTGAAAAACTGGATTTATCTGGGcatcatgaaaggaaaaaaatattcagtggaaAGACTTTTGTATTTCTAACTGCCAAGCAG CACAAGAAACTGGGTCCAGCAGTTACTCTTGGAGGAGGGGAAGCAAAGTTGatgacagaaggaagaaaggaaacatcTTTACTAGTTTCTCCCGAAGTTTGTGTTGTTGATGTGGGGTTGACGAACTCTCAGATCACAGGATCTGACTCCATGAGAAACTGGACTGATTCCATTCTGACTGTCTTGCAAAG CAAGGATCTCAGGGCTATTCCCGAGGCAGAAATTGGATTGGCAGTTATCTTCATGTCTACAGAAAAATACTGCAACCCTCAAAAGCAGCCAAGTAATAAAG CTCTAACTAAAAGTACTCCTGCATCAGCTGCTGCAGGGCGAGCTATTTCTCAGAGTCTGGCTGTGGATGAAACCATAATGCTAACTGCTGCAGATCACAGCACAGTACATGTAGCTGATACAGAAATAGAAGAGCAGACATG TATGGAGATAGAGGATACTCCCCAGATGGATGGACGAGGCAAAATAGCTTTCCAAGATATAACCGCTGTGAAGAAAAACCTTAGCACAAGTGGCACCATAAATGCAGGAACATCGATATCTAGAGTGAACAGAACATCTGGGTTTAGTCAAAAAAGTCATCCTGTCTCGCCATCTGAAATTTCAGAAGCTGGTAAACCTAGTGAGTGCGCTTCACGTCACCAGTCTAACTCAATTACAAATTACTTCCAGGTAGCTAGAAAAAG GGAAAGAgctgaagaaggagaagaaacatcTGTACCCAAGCTAGCAAAACTGGAGGAGAGGTCATTGCCTGTTTCCAAGCCCATTGAATCCACAGCTTCATCAGTGTGGAAGAGTGAAGCACAACAGcatcaaaaggaaaataacatcctgGACCCAAACCCAAATTTTGCATTAGCAGACACAGGTATAAAGCTTATGAGGGAAAGTAGCAAACTAGCAAGTGATAAAACAGACACTAAAGCTACTTCTAGTGAAAAGCATGTaccaaagaagagaaaggagtTGAATGATTTACCTGAAGATACAGCGACACTAGAAATTGTGTTTGGAAGCAGAGACCTAGACTGGGAAGAACAAGTGGCAGATCATGACCAGGAAGCTCaaggaaatacacaaaaaaaaagatgtttggaaGCCAAAGAAAGCAGGATTCAAGAAGCAAATGtaaagcagagagaggagaataaAATATTG AACCACAATGAACTGCAAGATGACTCCAGCAATCTTCCTAGCAGACTTCTGTTGACTGAGTTTAGATCGTTGGTTGTCAGCCATCCGAGACAGAACAGTCAGCTTACTGGAAATACCAGCtatgggggaaagaaaaatttcaaaatgttcaaAAAG GTAGCTTATCCAGGGGCGGGACAACTTCCATACATTATTGGAGGATCAGATTTGATTGCTCACCATGCTAAAAAGAATTCAGAGCTAGAAGACTGGTTAAGGCAAGAAATGGAG GAACAGAACCGACATGCAAGAGAAGAATCGCTTGCTGATGATCTCTTTAG GTATGATCCTAATGTGAAAAGGAGAAGATAA